In a genomic window of Osmerus eperlanus unplaced genomic scaffold, fOsmEpe2.1 SCAFFOLD_84, whole genome shotgun sequence:
- the pbxip1b gene encoding pre-B-cell leukemia homeobox interacting protein 1b isoform X1: MSDSSSANSNSWTLLATEENVAETLRPVAEGIENHTDILGPATLELTGEMGDGKGAVPAERERSEESWQAPQEVTGSQEVDLERVEDTISHVQHNTSDPAHDPNLAPDPAHDPNLTPNPVGDVPSSSSVEVTNPDPAHDSHMTPDPTSVTNDHLPSSLEIPVPSNPDLDTASQLAGSSESQAPPSPDPDSFSESYTHISPSAEEGSGFLLTETLGAEEEAELIQEGEAVHQLNGEELGQEEEESELSQRVTEDGKQAVKLVDQLVRDLFHIWARKLAGQAVSVPSGVWEEWAGDGREESEVRRRRRGSLLAALERIGRRDEEEEEEDLRLPQREEEETGFSLNKCILGAIILLGLGTIFFSGVFMDLDEEGEYDVREMRDADVTGKHEWLNPEVPPPPVDVDNPELLNKPSEENLHVSVLQAQLQAQKEELKVAQGQAAEGAKERVRREEVEKENGRLKKDTSSLPVLLKENEKMKRDLASVPALQREVERLRATVTELKNIPASDTTSPPGSPAAAPSPGPVEDSSLNTDRPADEEVRTLREGEGKEKKKKDWMAGNEWKKEEPGQGKRGKEGWKEQGEKKLREGGKKDWKPENEWKKGKRDKESDGQGGKKMEKKEWKGKEEKTGEWKKERESRGDEGKPWKNREERKEGRGKSERKDWKKGENMGEGKEWKGKSEKKEKKGGKRYVDGNEGKGGEEWRHEKDWGKRHKDKGERKQWKGDKDWKKKDGGREWKGEETRPWQGKEMEGSREGDRKKERRGETWRQEGGSHHRGKDEHKHDKHEKSHHGFTEREGGKKELWHGPGEKSPPPTHRRPPLEQPNYWLLQRERLQHNPSPQAKCTSVETCAQAEGLLPVPLPEFEALLLGYLAKAERVGVEASRREELRKLATEFFKDGVFAHDQMSFRDFVEDLGEILEDMVDGEEDEDEDEDEEEGGIEEEMDGFDDEAMKKFAVPGGGEKVEKKRGERMKEAGRGHG; the protein is encoded by the exons ATGTCTGACAGCAGCAGTGCCAACAGCAACAGCTGGACCCTCCTTGCAACAGAG gagaaTGTTGCTGAAACCCTGAGGCCTGTAGCAGAGGGAATAGAGAACCATACAGACATACTTGGTCCTGCTACATTGGAGCTTACAG gagagatgggagatggGAAGGGTGCTGTGCctgcggagagggagaggtctgAGGAGAGCTGGCAG GcaccacaggaagtgacaggatCACAGGAAGTAGATCTTGAGAGAGTGGAGGATACTATCTCTCATGTGCAGCACAACACCTCTGACCCTGCCCACGACCCCAACCTGGCCCCTGACCCTGCCCACGACCCCAacctgacccctaaccctgtCGGTGAtgtgccctcctcttcctctgtagAAGTAACAAACCCTGACCCTGCCCACGACTCccacatgacccctgacccaacCTCTGTCACCAACGACCACCTTCCCTCCTCATTAGAAATCCCTGTCCCCTCCAACCCTGATCTCGACACTGCCAGCCAATTAGCAGGCTCCTCTGAGAGCcaagcccctcccagccctgaCCCTGATTCGTTCTCTGAATCCTACACCCATATCAGCCCGTCTGCGGAAGAGGGCTCTGGATTCCTGCTCACTGAGACCCtgggagcagaggaagaggcGGAGCTCATACAGGAAGGAGAAGCTGTCCATCAGCTTAACGGGGAGGAGCTtgggcaggaagaggaagagtctGAGCTGTCTCAGAGGGTGACTGAGGACGGGAAACAGGCAG tGAAGTTGGTGGACCAGCTGGTCAGGGACTTGTTCCATATCTGGGCCAGGAAGTTGGCAGGACAGGCTGTGTCCG TACCATCTGGAGTCTGGGAGGAGTGGGCAGGTGACGGGAGGGAGGAGtctgaggtgaggaggaggaggaggggctctcTGCTGGCAGCCCTGGAGCGGATCGGAcggagggatgaggaagaggaggaggaagacctcCGTCTCcctcagagggaggaggaggagacaggcttCTCTCTGAACAAGTGCATCCTGGGAGCCATCATCTTGCTAGGTCTCGGAACTATCTTCTTCTCAG GTGTCTTCATGGACCTGGATGAGg AGGGAGAGTATGATgtcagagagatgagagacgcAGACGTCACCGGAAAACAT GAATGGTTGAACCCTGAGGTCCCTCCTCCGCCTGTAGATGTTGACAACCCAGAGCTCCTGAATAAACCATCTGAAGAGAACTTGCACGTGTCCGTGCTGCAAGCCCAACTTCAG GCACAGAAAGAGGAGCTAAAAGTAGCCCAGGGACAAGCAGCCGAGGGAGCGAAGGAGCgcgtgaggagggaggaggtggagaaggagaatggTAGGCTGAAGAAAGACACGTCGTCTCTCCCTGTGCTTCTGAAAGAGAACGAGAAGATGAAGAGAGACCTGGCCTCTGTTCCCGCCCTACAGAGAGAAGTAGAAAGACTCAGAGCCACAGTGACTGAACTAAAAAACATCCCAG CCAGTGACACCACCTCACCGCCAGGCTCTCCTGCTGCAGCGCCCTCCCCTGGCCCGGTGGAGGACAGCAGCCTGAACACAGACAGGCCTGCAGACGAGGAGGTCAGGAccttgagggagggagaggggaaggagaagaagaagaaagactgGATGGCAGGAAATGAGTGGAAGAAGGAAGAGCCTGGGCAGGGAAAACGAGgaaaggaaggatggaaggagcagggggagaaaaAACTGAGGGAAGGTGGGAAAAAAGACTGGAAACCCGAAAATGAGTGGAAAAAAGGAAAGCGTGATAAGGAGAGTGACGGTCAGGGCGGGAAGAAAATGGAGAAGAAAGAGTGGAAAGGGAAAGAAGAGAAAACAGGGGagtggaagaaagagagagaaagcagaggggatgaggggaagcCATGGAagaacagggaggagaggaaggaagggagaggaaagagtgagagaaaagacTGGAAGAAGGGCGAGAACATGGGTGAggggaaggagtggaagggcaaaagtgagaaaaaagaaaagaaaggagggAAACGGTATGTTGACGGGaacgaggggaagggaggggaagagtggAGACACGAGAAGGACTGGGGGAAAAGACACAAGgacaaaggagagagaaaacagtggAAGGGCGACAAAGATTGGAAAAAGAAAGACGGCGGGAGAGAATGGAAGGGTGAGGAGACGAGACCTTGGcaagggaaagagatggaggggtccagagagggagacaggaagaaggagagacggggggagacctggagacaggagggaggaagtcACCACAGAGGCAAAGACGAGCACAAACACGACAAGCATGAGAAGAGCCACCATGgcttcacagagagagagggagggaagaaggagctGTGGCACGGCCCTGGGGAGAAAAGCCCGCCTCCCACCCACCGCAGACCCCCCCTGGAGCAACCCAACTACTGGCTCCTGCAGCGAGAACGCCTTCAGCACAACCCCAGCCCTCAAGCCAAGTGCACCTCAGTGGAGACCTGCGCCCAGGCTGAGGGGCTGCTCCCGGTTCCCTTGCCAGAGTTTGAGGCCCTTCTCCTGGGTTACCTGGCCAaggcagagagggtgggggtggaggcctCCAGGAGAGAAGAGCTGAGGAAGCTGGCCACGGAATTCTTCAAGGACGGAGTGTTCGCCCACGACCAGATGAGCTTCCGGGATTTTGTGGAGGATCTGGGAGAAATCTTGGAAGATAtggtggatggagaggaggatgaggatgaggatgaggatgaagaagagggggggatagaggaagagatggatggGTTTGATGATGAGGCTATGAAGAAGTTTGCAGtgccaggtggaggagagaaagtggagaaaaagagaggcgagaggatgaaggaggctGGAAGAGGTCACGggtga